ATTAACTCcgttttatttttacaaaaataagCCGCGCCCATCttaaaatttgttgattcaatCTACCGAGCATGGAGGTGATAGTGGTTGacatattatttatatttatattggTTAATCTATATAATACTATATTAtgtaaaagaaagagagaacAACGTCTATATTTATATGGACATTACCAATATATTAATTGGACACAAACATAAAATCGTATGATTTTATGGACATCTaaacaaatatttaaacaatatttgaacatttgtttttagtttcaatCTGATTCTGTGTTAGTAACGCTCATATCATCACATATTTAACCAGTGCAAAACGGACCAAAACAATCAGGATACCTAAAACCATTTTTTCTTAGGGGGGAGCGTTTGTTATtgtaatttatcatcaagTGTTAAGCAGCAGTAAATCTTTGATTGTGGAAAAAGCGTGGCAAAAGGGGATCTACAGGAAGAATAAGTTCAAAAATATCTCATTTGAGGCTTACATTCTTTGGACTTTGCTTTTGTGCTGATTTATAGAAGCCGTGATGTTGAAGTCAAATAGTTTGCCTTATCGTTTAACTGCTATTGTAATTTAAAACTAAACTGATTTTATAGTAGTTTACCCGGTTTgtcttttgttttgaattcttAATATGCGTGGAAACAAAACCAGTGAGGATTCTATTGAATACCCATATAAATTAGACTATTTAAACGATAACTTCTAAAAATATTCTGATAATTGagatattataattattctGTTTAGCAACAATGGTTAACCAGACAGCAGTTATCGATGATTAAAATATGCTTTATTCTCTAGGAACAATACAAATTTGTTCGTAATTGTTCTCTCTCGGCTGTGCCCTTTTAACTATTATTACTAcccctttcttttttccaTGGAATACTGAAATCTCCTTTTTTCTATCATCCCTTCATTGCTGCTTATTGAAATATATCGACttttaaaatcatcaacaatgtCAGAAGGATGGATTTCATTTCTAATTGATGAGATTGGTCTTTATACCCTCTCCAATGCCGGAACAGATGTATACATTATCATTCTTCTTAGAATGATTAGATTAATTGGGTTTGGTGCAACATCTTTAATCCTTGCATTATTCTTAAAATCACTAGGCATTCCAGAACAATATATCGGATTATTTATGACATTGACATTTATTGGGGATTTGGTGTCTTCATTCTTATTATCTATCATAACTGATCAAATTGGAAGGAAAAAAATGTTGCTTGCTTGTTCGGTCTTGATGACTTTGACAGGGGCTGTTTTCGGTTCGTTTGAAAATTACTATGTTTTGGTTATAACTGCTATTCTTGGAATTTTGACACCCTCTGGAGGGGAAGTTGGTCCATTTAGAACAGTTGAGCAAAGTTCTATTGCATCATTGGTTCCTCATGAGAAGAGATCAGACATTTATGCTTGGTATACGTTTTTGGGAACATTTTGTGCTGCCTTTGGGTCATTCTTGGCAGGAGCATTGATCGACATTGTTCAGGACAACTATGGGTTCACCATAGTGCAAAGTTACAAATGTGTATTTTGGGTCTACACGTTGTTATCTGGTATATGTGTTATTTTATGTTTATTCATCACGGGAAATATTGAAGTGAAGCCAGACCCTGGGCTTGAAGAACCAGCAACCACACCAGAAGACAATGAGTCTGAACCAACTGAAACATCTCAATTAATACCAACAACAGGTAATGTGACCAATAAACCCAAGAATAAGTTCAGATTATTGCCACATTTATCGCCAGATACCTACTTACTTGTCATTAAATTGTCCTTATTATTTGGACTTGATTCATTTGCCTCATCATTAACTCCAATCTCATGGATTTCATATTATATCAAAAACAAGTTTGATGTACCATCATCTTATTTGGGTTCAGTTTTTTTCACCACTGGATTTGTGAGTGGTTTCACATCACTTGGTAGTACACCATTAACCAAAAGATTTGGGGCAGTTGTGACAATGGTCTTCACTCACTTGCCAGCATCGATATTGTTAGCCCTTGTCCCACTCCCATCTTCTTTCTCCTTGACTATGGGCATTTTGGTCGTTCGAGCATGTACGCAAACAATGGATGTAGCACCCAAACATGTATTCTTAGCAACCTTGGTGTCAGATAGTGATAGGACTGCAGTGTTTGGATTTGTCAATGTTGTCAAAACATTAGCACAAGTTGTGGGTCCAAGTATTGTTGGTGTAATCACCCAACGTGGTGCCCAATGGATTTCGTTTGTTATTGCTGGGTCATTGAAGGCCACCTACGATATCGGAATGTTGGTAACATTTTTAACTTACAATCGTCATGCTGTACACTAGACGTATAGTTTATATAGTTATTTGTACCCAGGACtatttagttttgtttAGATTCTAGAATTTGTTTTACTGTATCAACGACAATAGTTTCCAAAGGCTCAAACTCCCAAGGCAATAATTTTCTGGTAGCATTATTGTTCACTCTTGCTAGTTTCTTAAACTCCTCCGCTTCTGTTCCCGGGTTACCTTTTGGTAGGTTTAATTCTGGGAAAtgtttattgattatatcAAGAATCTGTTGACAGGTGAAATACCCATTTGTCATTAATAATCTTTTGTTTACCAAGTCATCGGATTCAATTGCATACACTTGAACTTTAGCTATATCTGTTGCCGAAATGTATCCACCACTAACATTCTCAaaagttgaattattttcgtggttcaattttaacaaatcatcaatcatTTCATTCGAACTATTAAATCTTTTAGGATCAAAATCATATGCTTTTGGACCAAATACCCAAGATGGGTTTACAACCACTAATCCAAACACTGGTTTTTGCATCAAGACAAATTCCCAAGCCAATTTTTCTGCAAATGCCTTAGATGCATAATATGCTGTAATATTATCCTTCAATGCATCTTGATATGAAGTATTGTTCCAACTTCCTTCATTGAAAGATAATGTCGGGTTTGTCTCATCAGTATTGGAATAAATGGCAGCATCTGAAGAAGTGAGCACTACACGTTTCAAGTTTGGACAAAGGTCAGCTGCTGCATGCAAAATGTTTTCCGTTCCTTTAATGGCAGGTTGAAGAATAACATTTTCTGGGTCTTCGGTATCAAATGTCAATGGGGATGCAGtatgaaataaatattctATGTCGTTGTGTTTACTCAATGCTTCATCAAAGGAGTTGGGTGTAGACAATTCTTTAACTATCTCATATGTAAATTTGGCATCTGAGGGCATGAaagatttcaattgttcacCTTTGGTGGTTGAACGAACAGTGCCAACAACTTCGTATccttttgataataataatttgataatgtGTTGAGCAATAAACCCTGATGCTCCTGTTATGAAAACCTTTGTCATTGCTATATAGAGTTGAGCGTGAATGGAtaagatattgaaaaacaGTTGTGTTGATGTATTTAAGTACTTTATGAATGgctatttttattttttttttcatgtCATAGATTGTTCACTCCCTCAGGATCTACCTTCCTAATCGGGAATGAGTGATAAGAGCTTACTAGTGTCTTGACGCAACTTAATGCGCTCCAACAATATCCATATTACCATGATTATCTAAAGAGTCGTATAACGTAATTACATATACTGTCATTGTTTATTATACGTTCTAAACTACTTAGCAGCATGGTGAATATACTTATCAACATTGAAGCCACTACTTTTTAACGCTTGATTTGCAATACTTCTAATTTTTGCTTGACCACCGCTCATATTTTCtggtttttcaaattcttccaACCCCATCGATCTTTTCGAATCAATATCGTTTTTCAAGTCATCGATATTGGCACCTTGAAATTCTTTTTGCTTTTCTTCCTCGTTCAATTGAGATCTGTAATCAGCTggtgaaatatttttcaaaaatgcaTCCCTAGTATCCAACAATGTCTGAATGTTTGTAATACTTAATGGAGTTTGGCCATAATATAACACCGAAGAGTGTCCATTTCCATTGTGTTCTCGATCAACCTCATGAGGGAGATCACAATGCCAAAACACAAATGAGCCCTTTTTAACATCTGGGATAGAAATAATACCTTGATGTAAATGAGGATAAAACTTATCAAGAAACAATTGTCCAGTTCCTGGCACTGTTCCAGGAAACTTGGGtgtaatcaaatcaatttcataatcatcTATGTTCCCTGACTCGGGGtctttccaaaaaaatGGTCTAAGCATTATATAAGCcattgataatttcaaactGGGTAATACTCTCAAAGTACCTTCACCTGACTTATTGTTGGAAAGTGCCAACCAACCTTGCAATGTACGAAATGAAGAACATATTGTGGATTTCCCACCAgtatcatcttcatctttatataaattttcTTTGGAGTAAGTTCTTTCATCTAATTTGAATGCATCCCAATTCTCCCAATCACcttcaaaaattgatttgtaCACTTCAGAATACATGATGTCTTCCCATCTTTCGATTGACGAAGAGTCTAAATGCAATGGCAAAGCAGCTGCCTTTCCAGGCTCTCTGATTCTAATCCTGTCCCCATAAACAAGCTGTGTatctaaatcaattaaacaattctCTTTATCTTCAACATAAAACTCTTTACTCATGGCTTTGAAAATGGCTTTCATATTAGGGTGGAACCTTGCTTCTGTTTGTGGCTTTGACCAAAAAACATTGTACCAAGATGTTGGATTAGGAAAAGTGTATCCTGCTGTTTCGGGGTGTGTTTTACAAAACTCGACCAATTCATTGAACCAAATATCAATTCGATCAACATCAATTACATTTTCAATCATTAAACATCCCCGTTGTTTGAACAATTCGGAAACTTGCTGTGGAAGCTTGTTGTCTTTGATGTCAATAAAATCACATTTCGGAACATATGAGGGTCCTATTTTGGCAATCTCTGTAAACTCTTTGTTTATTTCAACTAATAATCTTTTCCAACTAGCAGTGACTTGTTTGACATTCTCGGATTTAATTAACCGTTGTTTGATACCAGTGAATCGAAAATCCAAATCAGGTGGAGTTTCgtcatttgataatttggaAGGAGACATTGTGGGTGATATTGATAACCTCCTGTATTCTATACCTGGGAGAAATAGGTAGGGATTGCCAGGACTTATATACATGTGTAGTTTTGTTCttattgcaaaaaaaaactgaaatTGTTGTGCAACTAAATTTTCCTCcactttttttaaatatgTGCGGGCGGGTTACCCAATGCGGTATTCCACCCATTGTccaatattcaaaattttttttgtcttctCCTCAAATGTTCAATAATTAGTTTCCACATAATAAAGTTGTTAAGGGCAATTATATTTTagatttttgaaataaactCATCGTAAGATTGAATCATTAGCATCCTTCAAAACTAAACTGCCCTGAAAACTTAGCCACAGATCAATAACCTAGAAATAAAGATTTTGCGGATATATTTTTATGCTTGGTTCCGGAAATAAAATTAGTCAGCATAATACGAGGGTACTTTTTCAGCAAATTTTGGTACAattataattcaaaaattgtgACCCCCCCCCCCGACAACACACATTAATTCTGCTTTAGAAATCTAAGAGCATCTGTTGATCATAATGGACACAAAAATAGATACAAGGATCTTAGATCTTTTGATTGTATCTATAAAATTCGCATGACCAACGAAATGAAAAGCCGTTCATTCCTTGAAATAAACAACACTTTGCTAAAAAAAGGGATTAATATTCTTGactattttgatttaaaaatagTACTAAAGCCAGTTCAGAGCGGCATATTAGCGAAATTAGGTGATTTCCACCATAAATGGCATAATTTGCTTAAAACAAGGGGTTTGAGCGATATTGGCTGAGAATCATACGGTTAAGAGGTAGgaccaaaaaataaaaaattgtgTGGTGGTGGCAACCGCGACAGCAAAAAACCCTCACGAGATTACATGGCATCATATTACACAAAAGCAAAATTCTccttgaagaaaaagagataGTATTCCCGAAACTTAAAAGTATATAAGACGATCGATATGCCCATTATATAGCATTTCCTTTTCATATTAAATAACTTTCAACCTTTTATCAATAACCTAAGTCCGCATAATGCagaaatttatcattaattttgCAAATATCCATTGCGATAAATGTGAAGGAATCATAAGAAACGTTGTGAGTCGCTATTACAAAATTAGTGATGAGACCGATTTAAATGCAAACATAAAGCCATCTGAGGTTATTTTCAAACTCGAAAACAATGAAGTTACGTTGTATggtaatgatttaattgatttccATGGCGATATCAAGAGTATCATTAAAAGTTTGGGGAAATCTGGGTTTGATATTTTGTCCTGGGATTTACACAATGGTGACGAAACCGTGAGTTCATCACAAATTGTCAATACTAATATCCAAGGAGCCAATGAACCTGACGGTTTTATAGATATTGTTGGAATGTACcacaaatttattaactcaagaaacaaaaagaagCATATGAAATACTGTAAAGTGTGTCAAGAGTCAGAACAACACAAGAAGAAGTCGACGGATTCAGATTTTTCCTCGAGCAGTGAGGATACAGTGGTTGAAATACCACACCAAGAGTTTAGAGCTTCATTTTTGGTTACGGGAATGACATGTGCGTCATGTGCACAATCCATCACTGACAACTTAAGATCGATTTTAGGtgaatcaaaaaaagaagatgaaCCCAATTTTTCTGTCAATGTGATTCAGCAATCAGTGGTTGTGATTATTCCTAACAAACAGattattaacaaaataGTTGATGCGATCAATGACATGGGGTTTGAttgtaaattaattgaagttCTACCAGTGCAAAGATCGGTTAATACTAAAGTTACAGCATTGATTGGAGGAATGACATGTGCTGCTTGTGCAAATTCGATTGACAGTGCTGTCAAAGAATTACCTTTTATTTTGGAAAGTGGAATTAATGTGGTGACTAAAGCTGctcaatttgttttagaGGATGACGGCGGTCTGAATATCGCCAAATTAAAGGAGACAATTGAAGATTGcggatttgattttgaattgttaaGCACCGAGAAAGTCAATTATACATCGGGGAAACAAAAACCAAGATCTATCAATTTAAAAGTAAATGGAATGTTTTGTAACCATTGTCCAGATATTATAACACAATATTTAACCAATTACGGTGATGCTGTTGTCATTAATGATCCAATATCTCTTGACCACCCAGTGATCAAGTTTACATATGTGCCACTGCAAACCTTAAAAACGAGGAAAAtcttgtttgatttgaacCACCTCAAAGATGATGGTAATGGTGGGTATACTATAACTCCTGATGAAAAAGGCGCTTTTGAAtgtgaaattattaaaccAGTGACAGTCGATGAGCACGTTAGAAAGTTGGCTCACAGAGAAGTTTTAGGCTTAGCAATAAGGTTGGCCATAGCAACTTTGTTTGCAATTCCCACATTTATATTTGGTATTGTTGCTATGTCGTTGTTGCCTAAACATCACCCTTTCCGAGTTTGGGTCGAAGATCCATTATGGGTGGGAAATGTTTCACGGAACTCATGGATCTTGTTTATTTTAGCAACACcggtttatttttttgcagcTGATACTTTCCATCGTAAGGCAATTAAAGAGATAAAATCTTTATGGTTTCataaaaattcttttaaatctAGATTACTCAAGTTTGGGTCtatgaatttattgatgagTTTGGGAACAACTGTGGCTTATTTTGCTAGCATTGTTTTAATTGGGTTAAGTGCAACACAGAAACCCATGACCCATCATGGATTGCACACGACATATTTTGATTCTGTTGTGTTTTTGTCATTCTTTTTGTTAATTGgtaaattattacaaaGTTATTCTAAAAGCAAAACTGCGGACGCTATTTCGGAGTTATCAAAGTTGAAACAAACGGAAGCTACATTAATCGAGGATGACAAAGATACACGTGTTGATATTCAGTTGCTTGAAATTGGTGATCAGATAAGAATTGGTACAGGGGAGTCTCCACCGGTAGATTGTGTCTTAGTGGAAGGAAGTACTGAGTTTGATGAAAGTGCATTGACCGGTGAATCGACTCCAGTTAAACATCAGGAGGGCCACCAGATCTTTTCCGGTACCGTTAATATTGGTAATAGTTCAGTTGTTGGAAAAGTCACTAGTCTCGAAGGAGATTCTTtgttaaatcaaattgtgAATACGGTAAGAGATGGTCAAATGCGCAAAGCACCTATGGAGCGCACAGCTGATTTGATTACTGGTTATTTTGTTCCATTGATTATTGCTTGTGCCGTTATTACATGGGTTATATGGTTGGCTTTGGGCTATTCAGGAGCCTTACCTCAAAGCTATTTGGACATTGATGTTGGTGGATGGACTGTGTGGTCACTTGAATTTGCCATTGCAgtgtttgttgttgcatGTCCTTGTGGAATTGGTCTTGCTGCGCCAACAGCTCTTTTTGTTGGTTCTGGATTGGCAGCAAAGAATGGTATTTTAGCTAAAGGTGGTGGGGTTGCATTCCAGGATGGAGCCAATGTCAACATCGTGtgttttgataaaactGGAACATTGACTAAAGGAGAATTAACAATTACTGATTTCCATTTCCCTGATAAAAGCTCTATTGCTAAAACGTTTGCTTTGCAAGCAGCTCGTGATTTAGAGGTTCCATCTCATCATCCATTGGGCAAAGCAGTGAAATCGTTTGTGACATCGTACGATGGAAAATCATTGACTGCAAATAAGATTCCTCAAGTTGAGACTGTTCCAGGAAAAGGATTGAGAGGACAAATAATCTACGACGAGGGTGATGATATATGGA
This genomic stretch from Candida albicans SC5314 chromosome 1, complete sequence harbors:
- the GRP1 gene encoding Grp1p (Protein similar to dihydroflavonol-4-reductases), with amino-acid sequence MTKVFITGASGFIAQHIIKLLLSKGYEVVGTVRSTTKGEQLKSFMPSDAKFTYEIVKELSTPNSFDEALSKHNDIEYLFHTASPLTFDTEDPENVILQPAIKGTENILHAAADLCPNLKRVVLTSSDAAIYSNTDETNPTLSFNEGSWNNTSYQDALKDNITAYYASKAFAEKLAWEFVLMQKPVFGLVVVNPSWVFGPKAYDFDPKRFNSSNEMIDDLLKLNHENNSTFENVSGGYISATDIAKVQVYAIESDDLVNKRLLMTNGYFTCQQILDIINKHFPELNLPKGNPGTEAEEFKKLARVNNNATRKLLPWEFEPLETIVVDTVKQILESKQN
- the CRP1 gene encoding Crp1p (Copper transporter; CPx P1-type ATPase; mediates Cu resistance; similar to Menkes and Wilson disease proteins; copper-induced; Tbf1-activated; suppresses Cu sensitivity of S. cerevisiae cup1 mutant; flow model biofilm induced), whose translation is MQKFIINFANIHCDKCEGIIRNVVSRYYKISDETDLNANIKPSEVIFKLENNEVTLYGNDLIDFHGDIKSIIKSLGKSGFDILSWDLHNGDETVSSSQIVNTNIQGANEPDGFIDIVGMYHKFINSRNKKKHMKYCKVCQESEQHKKKSTDSDFSSSSEDTVVEIPHQEFRASFLVTGMTCASCAQSITDNLRSILGESKKEDEPNFSVNVIQQSVVVIIPNKQIINKIVDAINDMGFDCKLIEVLPVQRSVNTKVTALIGGMTCAACANSIDSAVKELPFILESGINVVTKAAQFVLEDDGGSNIAKLKETIEDCGFDFELLSTEKVNYTSGKQKPRSINLKVNGMFCNHCPDIITQYLTNYGDAVVINDPISLDHPVIKFTYVPSQTLKTRKILFDLNHLKDDGNGGYTITPDEKGAFECEIIKPVTVDEHVRKLAHREVLGLAIRLAIATLFAIPTFIFGIVAMSLLPKHHPFRVWVEDPLWVGNVSRNSWILFILATPVYFFAADTFHRKAIKEIKSLWFHKNSFKSRLLKFGSMNLLMSLGTTVAYFASIVLIGLSATQKPMTHHGLHTTYFDSVVFLSFFLLIGKLLQSYSKSKTADAISELSKLKQTEATLIEDDKDTRVDIQLLEIGDQIRIGTGESPPVDCVLVEGSTEFDESALTGESTPVKHQEGHQIFSGTVNIGNSSVVGKVTSLEGDSLLNQIVNTVRDGQMRKAPMERTADLITGYFVPLIIACAVITWVIWLALGYSGALPQSYLDIDVGGWTVWSLEFAIAVFVVACPCGIGLAAPTALFVGSGLAAKNGILAKGGGVAFQDGANVNIVCFDKTGTLTKGELTITDFHFPDKSSIAKTFALQAARDLEVPSHHPLGKAVKSFVTSYDGKSLTANKIPQVETVPGKGLRGQIIYDEGDDIWNEYKPTQAILGNEKLMEENDIEFTEKERQWLKKWKGECKSVILVGLQCESYFKDSKFHLALIMAARDQLRPETKKVIEFLKHKDIECWMITGDNKLTADAIAKEIGIENVVSEVLPDEKEAQIKKIRQLNSGGKKEPVIAMIGDGINDAPALASADVGIALSSGADLAVTSSDFILLNKIHPLVSLATLLDICSKVFQRVKLNFGWSLVYNLIALPIAAGVIYPYKNSRLDPVWASAAMALSSVSVVLSSLALKLYKPSLKAEDFGVDDSTESELSPNEV
- a CDS encoding uncharacterized protein (Predicted MFS family membrane transporter, member of the drug:proton antiporter (12 spanner) (DHA1) family; Spider biofilm induced); protein product: MSEGWISFLIDEIGLYTLSNAGTDVYIIILLRMIRLIGFGATSLILALFLKSLGIPEQYIGLFMTLTFIGDLVSSFLLSIITDQIGRKKMLLACSVLMTLTGAVFGSFENYYVLVITAILGILTPSGGEVGPFRTVEQSSIASLVPHEKRSDIYAWYTFLGTFCAAFGSFLAGALIDIVQDNYGFTIVQSYKCVFWVYTLLSGICVILCLFITGNIEVKPDPGLEEPATTPEDNESEPTETSQLIPTTGNVTNKPKNKFRLLPHLSPDTYLLVIKLSLLFGLDSFASSLTPISWISYYIKNKFDVPSSYLGSVFFTTGFVSGFTSLGSTPLTKRFGAVVTMVFTHLPASILLALVPLPSSFSLTMGILVVRACTQTMDVAPKHVFLATLVSDSDRTAVFGFVNVVKTLAQVVGPSIVGVITQRGAQWISFVIAGSLKATYDIGMLVTFLTYNRHAVH
- a CDS encoding uncharacterized protein (Protein of unknown function; induced during chlamydospore formation in both C. albicans and C. dubliniensis) — translated: MSPSKLSNDETPPDLDFRFTGIKQRLIKSENVKQVTASWKRLLVEINKEFTEIAKIGPSYVPKCDFIDIKDNKLPQQVSELFKQRGCLMIENVIDVDRIDIWFNELVEFCKTHPETAGYTFPNPTSWYNVFWSKPQTEARFHPNMKAIFKAMSKEFYVEDKENCLIDLDTQLVYGDRIRIREPGKAAALPLHLDSSSIERWEDIMYSEVYKSIFEGDWENWDAFKLDERTYSKENLYKDEDDTGGKSTICSSFRTLQGWLALSNNKSGEGTLRVLPSLKLSMAYIMLRPFFWKDPESGNIDDYEIDLITPKFPGTVPGTGQLFLDKFYPHLHQGIISIPDVKKGSFVFWHCDLPHEVDREHNGNGHSSVLYYGQTPLSITNIQTLLDTRDAFLKNISPADYRSQLNEEEKQKEFQGANIDDLKNDIDSKRSMGLEEFEKPENMSGGQAKIRSIANQALKSSGFNVDKYIHHAAK